The Salegentibacter mishustinae genome includes a window with the following:
- a CDS encoding CocE/NonD family hydrolase has protein sequence MKLFRFSVIFLFLSFLPVQIIAQEEYDVKEHYDKTEVDIPMRDGTKLHTTIYSPKDTSKEYPILMQRTPYSSRPYGEDQFRSLIGPNEYLMKEGNIVVYQDVRGRWMSEGKYDNMRAIIPNKKDDEFDESSDTYDTIEWLINNVENNNGRVGTWGISYPGHYAVASLVDAHPALKAASPQAGIGDFFFDDFHHNGAYLLSYWRATALFGYDKTGPTTESWYDLPDLGTQDQYQFFLDVGPLSNLDEYYGEDNIFWQQLKEHPNYDEFWQSRGIIQHLDDIKPAVMVVGGLFDAEDLYGPFNTYKKIEETSDNHNIMVFGPWSHGDWARQTERQAVGNVYFGDNISEDYQRNVETTFFNHFLKKGGEGDLDLAEAYVYDTGARKWNSYEAWPPKEAEPKVFYLGDEQELTDEATDNEESFVSDPAKPVSYNNEIKAVFTPREYMTGDQRFAARRPDVLVFETEVLEEDMKLAGEIEARLNVATTGTAADWVVKVIDVYPPDAEDYEETMEHLDMDNYHMMVRSEVMRGRFRNSFENPEPFEPNKKTSVNITLQDINHTFKKGHKLQIQVQSTWFPLIDRNPQTYVPNIFKAEEEDFQQQTHTVFGDSAIEFSVIKE, from the coding sequence ATGAAATTATTCCGTTTTAGTGTTATCTTTCTGTTTTTGAGTTTTTTACCTGTTCAAATTATTGCGCAGGAAGAATATGATGTTAAAGAACATTATGATAAAACAGAAGTAGATATCCCAATGCGCGACGGCACTAAGCTGCACACTACTATTTATTCCCCAAAAGATACTTCTAAAGAATATCCAATTCTTATGCAACGAACTCCATATAGCTCCAGGCCTTATGGTGAAGATCAGTTTCGTTCGCTTATAGGACCTAACGAATATTTAATGAAAGAAGGTAATATTGTTGTATACCAGGATGTTCGTGGGCGTTGGATGAGTGAAGGGAAATATGACAATATGCGGGCGATAATCCCTAATAAAAAAGACGATGAATTCGACGAGTCGAGCGATACCTACGATACCATTGAATGGCTTATTAATAATGTAGAAAACAATAATGGTAGGGTAGGAACCTGGGGTATTTCTTATCCAGGTCATTATGCAGTTGCTTCCCTGGTAGATGCACATCCGGCCTTAAAAGCTGCTTCACCACAAGCAGGTATCGGCGATTTCTTTTTTGACGATTTTCATCACAACGGTGCTTATTTATTAAGTTACTGGAGAGCTACAGCACTTTTTGGATATGACAAAACCGGACCCACTACAGAAAGCTGGTACGATTTACCCGATCTTGGAACACAAGATCAATATCAATTCTTTTTAGATGTGGGACCTCTTAGTAATCTGGATGAATATTATGGCGAAGACAATATATTCTGGCAACAGCTAAAAGAACATCCTAATTACGATGAATTTTGGCAGTCTCGAGGTATTATTCAGCATTTGGATGATATTAAACCGGCCGTAATGGTGGTGGGCGGATTGTTTGATGCGGAAGATCTTTATGGTCCTTTTAATACCTACAAAAAAATTGAAGAAACCAGCGATAACCATAATATAATGGTTTTTGGACCATGGAGTCACGGTGACTGGGCCAGACAAACCGAAAGACAAGCCGTAGGGAATGTATATTTTGGAGATAATATTTCTGAAGATTACCAGAGAAATGTTGAAACTACTTTCTTTAATCACTTTCTAAAGAAAGGCGGAGAAGGTGATTTAGATCTTGCCGAAGCTTATGTTTATGATACCGGTGCAAGAAAATGGAATTCTTACGAAGCCTGGCCTCCAAAAGAAGCAGAGCCTAAGGTTTTTTACCTGGGAGATGAGCAGGAATTAACCGATGAGGCTACCGATAATGAGGAAAGCTTTGTAAGTGATCCTGCCAAACCAGTTTCGTATAATAATGAAATTAAAGCAGTTTTCACTCCGAGGGAATATATGACGGGTGACCAACGTTTTGCTGCCAGGAGACCAGATGTATTGGTTTTTGAAACGGAAGTTTTGGAAGAAGATATGAAGCTAGCCGGAGAAATTGAAGCTCGTTTAAATGTAGCAACTACGGGAACAGCTGCAGATTGGGTAGTAAAAGTAATAGATGTTTACCCTCCAGATGCCGAAGATTATGAAGAAACCATGGAGCATTTAGATATGGATAATTACCATATGATGGTGCGTAGCGAAGTGATGCGAGGCCGATTTAGAAACAGTTTCGAAAATCCCGAGCCATTTGAACCTAATAAAAAAACCTCGGTAAATATTACCCTTCAGGATATTAACCATACTTTTAAAAAAGGTCATAAATTGCAAATTCAGGTTCAAAGCACCTGGTTTCCACTTATAGATAGGAATCCACAAACCTATGTTCCTAATATTTTTAAAGCTGAGGAAGAAGATTTTCAGCAACAAACCCACACTGTTTTTGGAGATTCTGCGATAGAATTTTCAGTAATTAAAGAATAG
- a CDS encoding protein-disulfide reductase DsbD family protein has product MKYLASLLLFFIPFIQLQAQYFNDGSEDSQMDDPITWEASVEKENDSIFNLVFTATLEEGWHLYSQKEADIDIAPIATTFSYNNAEENFELIGETTEPDIEPIYDQVFEADITYFEDEAVFTQQIKVQPGSKPGIIAEIYFSVCDDEKCLPPETERFNISLQDNEITEGFTDLEISEKDKELTEALNINVSGMEKFEPEEKEGNNFLSIFLLGFVGGLIALLTPCVFPMIPLTVSFFTKGAKNRQKGLVNAILYGVFIFAIYLLLSLPFHLLDSVNPEILNNISTNVTLNIIFFVIFIIFAFSFFGYYEITLPSSWSNKMDDKASSVGGIVGIFFMALTLALVSFSCTGPILGSLLGGSLTSDGGAMQLSMGMGGFGLALALPFALFALFPNWLNSLPKSGGWLNTVKVTLGFIELGLAFKFLSNADLVEHWGLLKREIFLGIWILVGLGLMAYLFGQIRFPHDGPKQRISKARFGAGVITFFFVLYLIPGLTNTSAANLKLLSGFPPPLFYSIYEKGTEAPLGLEAYKDWDKGLEAAREQNKPIILDFTGWACVNCRKMEEQVWSEPEVFEMLNEEYILISLYVDDRKELPEEAQFNYMKPKGGIKPIKTIGDKWATFQTLNFKNNSQPFYVLLDNQVNLLNEPVGYTPKASEYLDWLKEGLTKFQETEK; this is encoded by the coding sequence ATGAAATATCTGGCGAGTCTGCTCTTATTTTTTATTCCATTTATCCAGTTACAGGCACAATATTTTAACGACGGGAGCGAAGATTCCCAAATGGATGACCCCATTACCTGGGAAGCTTCTGTAGAAAAGGAAAACGACAGCATATTTAACCTGGTTTTTACGGCGACCCTGGAAGAAGGCTGGCATTTATATTCGCAGAAAGAAGCAGATATTGATATTGCGCCTATCGCTACGACTTTCTCCTATAATAATGCTGAAGAAAATTTTGAGCTCATCGGTGAAACTACAGAGCCAGATATAGAACCTATCTATGATCAGGTTTTTGAAGCCGATATTACCTATTTTGAGGACGAAGCAGTTTTTACCCAGCAAATTAAAGTACAACCCGGAAGTAAGCCTGGAATTATTGCTGAGATCTATTTCTCTGTGTGTGATGATGAAAAATGTTTGCCTCCGGAAACCGAACGTTTTAATATTTCTCTTCAAGACAATGAAATAACCGAAGGTTTTACCGACCTGGAAATTTCAGAAAAAGATAAAGAACTTACCGAAGCATTAAATATTAATGTTTCAGGAATGGAAAAATTTGAGCCTGAAGAGAAAGAAGGCAATAACTTCCTGAGTATTTTCTTACTAGGTTTTGTGGGTGGTTTAATCGCACTCTTAACTCCCTGTGTATTTCCAATGATTCCGCTAACGGTTTCCTTTTTTACTAAAGGAGCTAAAAATCGGCAAAAAGGCCTGGTGAATGCTATACTTTATGGTGTTTTTATATTTGCTATTTATCTTTTACTTAGTTTACCTTTTCACCTGCTTGACAGCGTAAATCCTGAAATTCTCAATAATATTTCAACCAATGTAACGCTGAACATTATTTTCTTTGTCATCTTTATCATTTTTGCTTTCTCCTTTTTTGGATATTACGAGATCACTTTGCCAAGTTCCTGGAGTAATAAGATGGACGATAAAGCTTCAAGTGTAGGTGGTATTGTAGGTATCTTTTTTATGGCGCTTACTTTGGCTCTAGTTTCTTTTTCCTGTACCGGCCCTATTTTAGGATCACTGCTTGGTGGATCGCTTACTAGCGATGGCGGTGCGATGCAACTTTCTATGGGAATGGGAGGTTTTGGTCTTGCTCTGGCACTGCCTTTTGCGCTTTTCGCTTTATTTCCTAACTGGCTTAATTCTTTACCGAAAAGCGGAGGTTGGCTAAATACGGTTAAAGTCACTTTAGGTTTTATAGAATTAGGACTGGCCTTTAAATTCCTTTCAAACGCAGATCTTGTGGAGCATTGGGGACTTTTAAAACGTGAAATTTTCCTCGGAATTTGGATTCTGGTTGGTTTAGGTCTTATGGCTTATTTATTTGGTCAAATTCGTTTTCCGCACGATGGTCCTAAACAAAGAATTAGTAAAGCCAGATTTGGCGCAGGCGTTATTACTTTCTTCTTTGTACTTTATTTAATTCCCGGTTTAACTAATACTTCGGCGGCGAATCTTAAGTTGCTTAGTGGATTTCCACCACCATTATTTTACAGTATCTATGAGAAAGGCACCGAAGCTCCATTAGGCCTTGAAGCTTATAAAGACTGGGATAAAGGTCTGGAAGCAGCAAGAGAACAAAATAAACCCATAATCCTCGATTTTACAGGTTGGGCTTGTGTTAATTGTCGAAAAATGGAAGAACAGGTGTGGAGTGAACCTGAGGTTTTCGAGATGCTAAATGAAGAGTATATACTTATTTCCCTCTATGTAGATGATAGGAAAGAACTGCCGGAGGAAGCGCAATTCAATTATATGAAACCAAAAGGCGGAATAAAACCTATTAAAACCATTGGGGATAAATGGGCTACTTTCCAAACCCTAAATTTTAAGAATAATTCACAGCCTTTCTATGTGCTTTTAGATAATCAGGTGAATTTACTTAATGAGCCGGTGGGTTACACCCCAAAGGCTTCAGAGTACCTGGACTGGTTAAAAGAGGGGCTTACGAAGTTTCAGGAAACAGAGAAATAA
- the tilS gene encoding tRNA lysidine(34) synthetase TilS produces the protein MEKAFKNEIKSQFPYLSNSKILLAVSGGVDSVVLAHLCKIAKLDFTLAHCNFNLRDEESDADEDFVAALAKKLNVELFIENFDTEQYAKDNSMSIQMAARDLRYEWFEELRLKHQFDFILTAHHANDSLETFFINLIRGTGLEGLSGINADSNYIVRPLLNFSRKEILAYAEENKISWREDSTNASTKYLRNKIRHELVPVLEEINPQFLETFLKTQSHLKENEELIEDYLSLLYPKIIGKTEYGYSLDINYLKKVPNSSAILYQLLKSFGFTEWNDVYHLLDAQPGKMVFSTSHRLIKDRDYLLLTEIDKTEDKVYKIAKNEDFAMLPMGTFSFSEVKEINDKRSNCIYINPEKLEFPLTVRKWQQGDIFYPFGMKGKKKLSDFFKDKKLSLPEKENSWLLCSGEKIVWVINQRADRRFSITSSDQKIIKITFSL, from the coding sequence ATGGAAAAAGCTTTCAAAAACGAGATCAAATCGCAGTTTCCTTACCTCTCTAACAGTAAAATTTTACTTGCGGTAAGTGGTGGTGTAGACAGTGTAGTGCTGGCACATTTATGCAAAATAGCTAAACTGGATTTTACTTTGGCGCACTGTAATTTTAACCTTAGGGATGAAGAAAGTGACGCCGATGAGGATTTTGTTGCCGCCCTTGCAAAAAAACTAAATGTTGAGCTTTTTATAGAAAATTTTGATACCGAGCAATACGCTAAAGATAATAGTATGTCTATTCAAATGGCAGCACGCGATCTTAGGTATGAATGGTTTGAAGAGCTAAGGCTAAAACATCAATTTGATTTTATCTTAACCGCGCACCACGCCAATGATAGCCTGGAGACTTTTTTTATTAATCTCATACGAGGCACCGGTTTGGAAGGCTTAAGTGGGATAAATGCCGATAGTAATTACATTGTAAGACCTTTATTGAATTTTTCACGAAAAGAAATTTTGGCTTACGCCGAAGAAAATAAGATTTCGTGGAGAGAAGATAGCACCAATGCATCCACAAAATATCTTCGGAACAAAATAAGACACGAACTCGTGCCTGTTTTAGAAGAAATAAACCCGCAGTTTTTAGAGACTTTTCTAAAAACCCAATCGCATTTAAAAGAAAACGAAGAATTAATAGAGGATTATTTGAGTTTACTCTATCCAAAAATAATTGGTAAAACAGAGTACGGCTATAGCCTGGATATTAATTACCTTAAAAAGGTGCCCAATAGTTCTGCAATTTTATACCAATTGCTGAAGTCTTTTGGTTTTACAGAATGGAACGATGTGTACCATTTATTAGATGCCCAACCGGGGAAAATGGTTTTTTCAACCTCACACAGGTTAATAAAAGATCGGGATTATTTATTGCTTACAGAAATTGATAAAACCGAAGACAAAGTCTATAAAATCGCCAAAAATGAAGATTTTGCGATGCTTCCTATGGGAACTTTTTCATTTTCAGAAGTAAAGGAAATAAACGATAAAAGATCAAACTGCATTTATATAAACCCAGAAAAACTGGAATTTCCACTAACAGTTAGAAAATGGCAGCAAGGCGATATCTTTTATCCTTTTGGAATGAAAGGAAAAAAGAAGTTAAGCGACTTCTTTAAAGACAAAAAATTATCTTTGCCCGAGAAAGAAAACAGCTGGTTGCTGTGCTCTGGCGAAAAAATTGTTTGGGTGATCAATCAGCGGGCCGATAGGCGTTTTTCGATAACTTCATCTGATCAAAAAATAATAAAAATTACTTTCAGTTTATGA
- the pabB gene encoding aminodeoxychorismate synthase component I, translated as MRTKTTYTLKEPLKFKQQLLQWSKQFEEIAWLDSNNYHQDYGEFDALLAAGAFTAIKTDSHQAFAKLQEYQQTTKDWIFGYLSYDLKNDVERLSSKKYDGLDFPDLYFFQPQKLFLLKGDQLEVRYLRMLDDEIEEDFTEISNLPINKVEIRQPETENSESKIQARISKEEYLQKVEKMLAYIQRGDIYEANFCLEFFAENREIEPFKVFQDLNELSGPPFATFLKLEEHYLLSASPERYLKKSGSKLISQPIKGTARRSQNPEEDIEIAEELSNDPKEQSENVMIVDLVRNDLSKIAKKASVNVDELCKVYSFKQVHQMISTVSAELDDGIPPVEALRATFPMGSMTGAPKISAMKIIEELEETKRGLYSGAVGYFTPNGDFDFNVVIRSILYNSVKKYVSFSVGGAITAASKPEKEYEECLLKAAAMRQALKNSSSSPFLNERE; from the coding sequence GTGCGCACAAAAACTACGTATACTTTAAAAGAGCCATTAAAATTCAAACAGCAACTCTTGCAATGGAGTAAGCAATTTGAAGAAATTGCCTGGCTAGACAGTAATAATTATCATCAGGATTACGGCGAATTTGATGCTTTGCTTGCCGCGGGTGCATTTACCGCGATAAAAACAGATTCTCACCAGGCTTTTGCAAAGCTTCAGGAATATCAGCAAACTACCAAAGACTGGATTTTCGGTTACCTGTCTTACGATCTTAAAAATGATGTAGAAAGACTTTCTTCTAAAAAATACGACGGATTGGATTTCCCGGATCTCTATTTTTTTCAGCCTCAAAAATTATTTCTACTGAAAGGGGACCAGTTGGAAGTGCGATATCTAAGAATGCTGGATGATGAAATTGAAGAAGATTTTACCGAGATTTCAAATCTGCCAATAAACAAAGTTGAGATCAGGCAACCGGAAACTGAAAACTCAGAATCAAAAATACAAGCCCGAATATCTAAAGAGGAGTATCTTCAAAAAGTTGAAAAGATGCTCGCTTATATTCAGCGCGGCGATATTTATGAAGCAAATTTCTGTCTGGAATTTTTTGCTGAAAATAGAGAGATTGAGCCTTTTAAAGTTTTTCAGGATCTTAACGAACTCTCCGGCCCGCCATTTGCAACTTTTCTCAAACTGGAAGAACATTATTTGCTTTCGGCTTCCCCAGAGCGTTATTTAAAGAAATCAGGATCAAAATTAATTTCCCAGCCTATAAAGGGAACTGCAAGACGGTCACAAAATCCGGAAGAAGATATCGAAATTGCAGAGGAGCTATCTAATGATCCAAAAGAACAATCGGAAAACGTGATGATCGTAGACCTGGTGCGAAACGATCTTTCTAAAATTGCGAAAAAAGCGAGTGTAAATGTAGATGAACTCTGCAAGGTTTATTCCTTTAAACAAGTACATCAAATGATTTCTACCGTTTCTGCTGAACTTGATGACGGCATTCCACCGGTAGAAGCATTGCGAGCCACATTTCCTATGGGAAGTATGACGGGTGCGCCAAAGATTTCAGCAATGAAAATTATCGAAGAACTGGAAGAAACAAAACGCGGACTCTACAGTGGCGCCGTGGGTTATTTTACTCCAAACGGCGATTTCGATTTTAACGTGGTTATACGCAGTATTTTATATAATTCGGTTAAAAAATATGTGTCTTTTTCGGTAGGTGGGGCGATTACTGCCGCTTCGAAACCAGAGAAAGAATATGAAGAATGCCTGCTAAAGGCAGCCGCAATGCGACAGGCTTTAAAAAATAGCTCATCCAGCCCTTTCCTTAACGAAAGAGAATAA
- a CDS encoding sterol desaturase family protein, translated as MFTDTEKLTLADIENLDFTTVIWVVAPLMFFFVLLEFLIGRKKYKNLYSGKDFLASTAIGIGNLILNGFMKIGVFMVFLFFFNLAPFKIPHTWWSYVLCLILLDFSRYWAHRFAHEQRFWWSTHVVHHSSEHYNLSTSFRLSWTQNLKIIFFLPVVLLGFHPLVFFIVHQLEVLYQFWIHTELIKKLPKPIEYIFTTPSHHRVHHSVNERYLDKNYGSTFIFWDRIFGTFQEEDEKPRYGITKPVNSYNPFFLVFHEWIEVGKDIWKAKSLKEAWLILFGSPVDKHKADMGITGKTETELSNLGKANEEFSPKVKKAN; from the coding sequence ATGTTTACAGATACTGAAAAACTTACTTTAGCCGATATAGAAAACCTTGATTTCACTACTGTTATCTGGGTAGTGGCCCCGCTTATGTTCTTTTTTGTTTTACTTGAATTTCTAATTGGAAGAAAAAAGTATAAAAATCTTTATTCGGGAAAAGATTTCCTGGCCTCTACAGCTATCGGGATTGGTAATTTAATCCTGAACGGGTTCATGAAAATAGGAGTATTTATGGTGTTCCTTTTCTTTTTTAATCTGGCGCCGTTTAAAATCCCACATACCTGGTGGTCTTATGTTTTATGTTTAATTTTATTGGATTTTAGCAGGTATTGGGCACATAGGTTTGCTCACGAACAACGTTTCTGGTGGTCAACACACGTGGTCCATCACTCCTCTGAACATTATAATTTATCAACTTCTTTTAGATTGTCCTGGACGCAGAATTTGAAGATCATCTTCTTTTTACCGGTAGTATTGTTGGGCTTTCACCCTTTGGTGTTCTTTATTGTGCATCAACTTGAGGTACTTTATCAATTCTGGATTCATACCGAATTGATAAAAAAATTACCAAAACCAATCGAATATATCTTTACTACGCCCTCGCATCACCGGGTACACCATTCGGTAAATGAAAGATATCTGGATAAAAATTATGGTTCTACGTTTATATTCTGGGATCGTATTTTTGGAACCTTCCAGGAAGAAGACGAAAAACCCCGTTATGGAATTACCAAACCGGTGAACTCTTACAATCCTTTTTTCCTTGTTTTCCACGAATGGATTGAAGTAGGCAAGGATATCTGGAAAGCTAAATCCTTGAAAGAAGCCTGGCTTATTTTATTCGGAAGCCCCGTAGATAAGCATAAAGCAGATATGGGAATTACTGGAAAAACCGAAACCGAATTAAGCAATTTAGGGAAGGCCAACGAAGAGTTTAGCCCTAAAGTAAAAAAAGCAAATTAA
- a CDS encoding NADPH-dependent FMN reductase: MKKILAFAGSNSSTSINFQLLTHVASRIQGHEVKVQDFTQYELPIYSVDREKERGIPVSAKIINKVIHEHEALIIAVNEHNGNVSAYFKNIIDWLSRLDRNFLEGKKILLISTSPGKRGAASALEYTKGILPRFGGAIIESFSLPSFNDNFRDGKVLNEVLDMGIEDVLTTFSHQLESGQSN; this comes from the coding sequence ATGAAAAAAATCCTTGCCTTTGCTGGCTCCAACAGTAGTACTTCCATTAATTTTCAGCTATTAACGCACGTGGCCAGTCGCATACAGGGGCACGAAGTGAAAGTTCAGGATTTTACCCAGTATGAGTTGCCTATTTATAGCGTCGATAGGGAAAAGGAAAGGGGTATTCCTGTAAGCGCTAAAATAATTAACAAGGTCATCCACGAACACGAGGCCTTAATAATTGCGGTAAATGAGCATAATGGCAATGTTTCAGCTTACTTTAAAAATATAATCGACTGGCTTTCGCGATTAGACCGTAATTTCCTTGAGGGGAAAAAGATTTTATTGATCAGTACTTCTCCCGGCAAGCGTGGTGCCGCATCAGCTTTAGAATATACCAAGGGAATTTTACCAAGATTTGGCGGCGCGATCATAGAAAGCTTCAGTTTGCCTTCTTTTAATGATAATTTTAGGGACGGGAAAGTGCTAAACGAAGTACTGGATATGGGGATAGAAGATGTATTAACTACTTTTTCTCATCAACTGGAATCCGGCCAATCAAATTAA
- a CDS encoding PLD nuclease N-terminal domain-containing protein → MEITAIESSIVVWQTIILLHTVLFLISLVDILRNKFEKNNKLIWFVSIIIVPLLGPILYFLIGRKQKV, encoded by the coding sequence ATGGAAATAACGGCAATAGAAAGTAGCATTGTGGTTTGGCAAACAATAATCCTGTTGCATACGGTTCTCTTTCTTATATCTTTAGTAGATATTCTTAGAAACAAATTTGAAAAGAATAATAAGCTGATTTGGTTTGTCAGTATAATAATAGTGCCTCTTTTAGGACCTATTCTTTATTTTTTAATAGGTAGAAAACAGAAAGTGTAA